A stretch of Mustela nigripes isolate SB6536 chromosome 6, MUSNIG.SB6536, whole genome shotgun sequence DNA encodes these proteins:
- the SLC25A17 gene encoding peroxisomal membrane protein PMP34, which translates to MASVLSYESLVHAVAGAVGSVTAMTVFFPLDTARLRLQVDEKRKSKTTHMVLLEIIKEEGLLAPYRGWFPVISSLCCSNFVYFYTFNSLKAVWVKGQRSTTGKDLVVGFVAGVVNVLLTTPLWVVNTRLKLQGAKFRNEDIVPTNYKGIIDAFHQIIRDEGILALWNGTFPSLLLVFNPAIQFMFYEGLKRQLLKKRVKLSSLDVFIIGAISKAIATTVTYPMQTVQSILRFGRHRLNPENRTLGSLRNVLYLLHQRVKRFGIMGLYKGLEAKLLQTVLTAALMFLVYEKLTATTFTVMGLKSAHKH; encoded by the exons GGAAGTGTGACAGCAATGACAGTATTTTTCCCCTTGGATACAGCTCGACTCCGACTTCAAG TTGATGAGAAAAGAAAGTCCAAAACTACACACATGGTGCTCCTGGAGATCATTAAGGAAGAAGGCCT CCTGGCACCATATCGAGGGTGGTTTCCAGTTATCTCCAGTCTCTGCTGCTCCAATTTTGTCTATTTCTACACTTTTAATAGTCTCAAAGCAGTCTGGGTCAAAGGTCAACGTTCTACTACTGGAAAAGATCTAGTAGTTGGATTTGTTGCAG gagtgGTGAATGTGTTGCTGACAACTCCGCTCTGGGTGGTAAACACCAGACTGAAACTACAAGGGGCAAAATTTAGGAATGAAGACATTGTACCAACCAACTACAAAGGTATTATTG ATGCTTTTCACCAGATCATTCGAGATGAAGGAATCTTGGCTTTATGGAATGGCACATTTCCTTCCTTGCTGTTGGTCTTCAATCCTGCCATCCAGTTCATGTTCTATGAAGGTTTAAAACGGCAGCTTCTAAAGAAACGAGTAAAG ctttcttctttgGATGTGTTCATCATTGGTGCAATATCCAAAGCAATTGCTACTACAGTCACCTATCCCATGCAGACGGTACAGTCCATTCTGAGG ttTGGACGTCACAGACTAAACCCAGAAAACAGAACACTGGGGAGTCTTCGGAATGTTCTTTATCTTCTTCACCAACGAGTaaa GCGTTTTGGAATCATGGGACTCTACAAGGGCCTTGAAGCCAAACTGCTGCAGACAGTCCTCACCGCTGCTCTTATGTTCCTGGTTTATGAGAAACTGACGGCTACTACCTTCACAGTTATGGGGCTGAAGAGTGCCCACAAGCACTGA